In the Triticum aestivum cultivar Chinese Spring chromosome 2B, IWGSC CS RefSeq v2.1, whole genome shotgun sequence genome, attaatactcctctgatcatgaacatgaatattctttgtgagtagttacgtttgttcctgaggacatgggtgaagtcctgctattagtagtcatgcgaatttggtattcattcaatattttgatgagatgtatgttgtctctcctctagtggtgttatgtgaacgtcgactacatgacacttcaccattattttggcctagaggaaggcattgggaagtaataagtagatgatgggttgctaagtgacagaagcttaaaccctagtttatgcgttgcttcgcaaggggctgatttggatccactagtttcatgctatggttaggtttaccttaatacttcttttgtagttgcagatgcttgcaataggggttaatcataagtgggatgcttgttcaagaaagggaagcacccaagcaccggtccacccacatatcaaattatcaaagtaacgaatgtgaatcatatgagcgtgatgaaatagcttgatgataattcccatgtatcctcgggagcgcttttctctatataagaatttgttcaggcttgtcctttgctacaaaaaggattgggccaccttgctgcactttatttactttcattgcttgttacccgttacacattatcttatcacaaaactatctgttacctacaatttcagtgcttgcagatgataccttactgaaaaccgcttgtcatttccttctgctcctcgttgggttcgacactctcacttatcgaaaggactacgatagatcccatatacttgtgggtcatcaggcgccTTTGTACACCCCCttccaagcaaatggacagttcttccatttccaatgcatgcaatcgatgcttccaagcatcccaggaaatcctcttgctgcattctgtgctaggatccgagcagtgtcttccacattgggtgttcgcaagtattacggtccaaacactgccaccactgccctgcagaacttgtagaaacacttaATGGTGGTGGAATCGACCATGCACCCATAGTCTTCGAGTGAATcatcgggagctccgtatgcaagcatcctcatagctatcGTGCACATCTGGATTGAGGTGAAcccaagtgtgccggtgcaatccttcttgcacttgaagtagctatcGAACTCCCGGATataattcacaatcctgaggaaaagctttcggctcatccgataacggcaccGAAATGTTTTCTCGCCGTGCAATGGAGCGTCGGTGAAGTAGTCgaagtagagcatgcagtagccttccagacgatgccAATTCTTTGCTTTCACCTGCCCCggtgccgagccacctcgccgcggcttttcactgctcgcgagcaggccagcaagggcggcgagcaccatgagatgctcctgctcctggacgtcggcttcggcttcctcctccagcaaagCCGCGAGTACCTCCTCGTATTACGAGTCCATCGACGAGCCAGTCAAATcaccgaacaccttgcgggcgaggTGGGCGCAAACCCGCCGGTGTACAGGCCATGCACGACCGGAACGCCGGAAAAGTTGCCCGGACGGCGGTGGAGAGGCTGCCTCGGCGAAACCTCTTCTTTTTTTTCCAGCGGGGAATGGTCTATCTAGCTTTGGTGGGCGGCGGACGGCGCCGGGATCGGCAGGGTGGCGTCCCAGCGGGGGAAGGGGGGTCGGAGGCGAATCTGGACGGGTGGCTTGACTTTTCGCCTGGCAGTGTGGCCCCAGGTGCACTTTTCCCTTGCGCcagagcccccgagcgccccccccccccagtgcgccgggttcggcctgcgatcgcCGGGCATAAAAACAGGCCGACCCGGCGGAATTCGGCGTCTTGGGAGCGCGACTGGGGCATTTTTTCGGCGGCAGCGCGGAAAAAACGTCTGGGGAGGGCcagttgggggcgcggctggagatgctctaaggcatCTCTAGCTGATACCTTATAATTTAGCCCCCTCACTTGTGAAAATCCATCTATGCACCCGAGCTCATTTGCACCCACgctgacgaaaaaaatcaaaacaaatatatttttttctcaaaaaatttcttttttgtgtgtggtagacaatttgatgcgtgaggcccgctccaattttcaaatcatttggacagcTAAGGAGCTCTTAGCAAAAAAGACAAGTtgggggtctgtaaaaatgtttactgtttatGTACTGTTTTcgtccgatttgtcttttttgcgaaGAGCCGCTCAGATGTCCAAGTGACTTGAAATTTGGAATgagcctcacgcatcaaattgtctaccgcacaaaatttgtttgaatttttttgattctTTATTTTTTTTTCTAATCAGGTGCAGgtgagcctgggcaccgaaacgCCTTACTCACTCAGATGGCCCATTATACCTTAACTCTTTTTATTTGAGAAGTTCAAAAAAATGCAAACCTAACCGGACTCTCAAACTTAACTTCTCAAACAAACTAGATCTCACTTCCCCTTCTTCTTTCTTATTCCTTTCACGCGGCCAACTATGGCTTTTCGGCTTTAGATGATTTCCATGAGCTGGCTAGTACATATGAAAGATGCTATGCAAAAGTAATTTGAAGGAGCCTCACCATGTGCGATGTAAGCGTGTGCCGAAATAGTTGACAAAGTAGTCGAAATTCTCCCTCCATAGGCCATGGCTTGGGCGCTTTGTCCTCTTGAATGGGTTCTTCCCCTCTCCTTTTCCTAGTGGCACAATGGCATCGTCCGGATTCCAGAAGACATGGATTCATCGGAATCGGCAATGGCGACCACTCTTCCTGTAGGTTTCTTTGTGTACATTGAACTTTTCCTCTCTGTAGGTTCCCTCCGCGTGTGTCACAACTTTGCTCGTGGCGGGGGATGATGGGAGGAGCGCTGCCGGGCTAGGGATGACGAGGGAGCGTCGCCGCGGCGGGAGACAgtggaaaagaagaaaaaaacaaagaaaaaaagctCACCGGATTCTCGTCGAAATCTCACCGTAATTTGGCGGGCGTAGGTGGGCGGGGCAATCGCCGAAAGCAAGGAACACAACGGTCGCACCGACGGGCAAACGAGTGATAGGGATAACGCGGGGAAGGACCGAAATTACCCCGAAAAATTGCCGCGGAGGAGTAGATATAAGCAGCGTCTGGCGTGAGGAGTAATTTTTTTGAGGAGTTAAAGGCAGATTACTTAACTCATCAGAACGAAAATAACAAGGAGTTATCGATATCTAGGGATCAACTAGAGATGCCCTAAGGTCATGCCGCCAGGAGGCCGGTGAAAGAAAGTCGAACTGTTCCTGTGAAGAAACTATTTTAAAAAGATTTATGGCGGAGGAAGGAATTGCTTTGATTATTTTCTGCAGTCAGCTTAGATGGGCTACGCGAACTTACTGTAGAAATATAGTTCAATTTTTATTTAAGTTCTGGATGTTTTTTGTAAGCTTTTATGACAAAAGGCCACCACCTGCAAAGACAGATAATATTTCGTTAGAATGCATGAATCGTGAGCAGGGCCTCTAAGCATGGAGGCCCTTTGCGGTCAGATCAATAGTCGTCAGGGCCGGCCTTGGGGcatgggcggtggggcggcggcccAGGGCCCAGGTGGGAGGGGGGCCCATGATGTAGTACATATACATACTAATGCCCAGCAAAAAAAGGTAAAAAAACGAGATGGGCTAGGGCGTGAGGCCCATACAATCGATTACGAAGCGTTACGCTAGCGCCAGCGATCGGTACCGGCTGCTCATTTTCTTTTCCTTCGTCTGGAGTCTGGACGGTTGGTCTCTAATCTCTTCGTCCTGCCTGCCTCTTGGCGCTCGGCGCCTTGCCGGTCGGCCGCCGCCGGCTTGCCGCTGCGCGCGCCACATAGCAGTCCGGTAACCCAAAGTCTGCAACGACCCAACGAGGTAATCCATGATCCATTCCATCCGTCAGTTTCTTCAGCCCGTATATGTATCCATGATCCATCCATGTTCCTGATGACCTAATCCATCCCTCCAGATCCCAATTTGACAATTTCAGTAGTATGTACGTATTCAACTACCCACATGTATGTCTAGGGTTCCAATCATCCGATTATAAATTCTTAATTCTTTGTACCCTCTTTTTTTCATGATTTTAGGACATTATCCTGCCATGTTGCCTAAGAAGAAGATGTTGGTgctgaaaaaaggagaagaaagaaagaaagtatTATTACATCAAGAAACGTCTGAAGAAACTTTTTTTGAAGCACTGAAGTATTATTGTTGTCGATGGAGTCAGTTCGAATTTAGTTATTATTGTTGTCGATGGAGTCAGTTGAATTATTATAGTCAAATTTGGTTGAAATTTATATAGGGGCCCATGTCACCGAGTTCGCCTAGGGCCTTCCAAAACACAGGGCCGGTCCTGATAGTCGTTGCTTTGACCGTGCTGGCCGCACGGTGAATTAGGCACCCGGTCACCGCCTTTTATGCCACGGGATGTTCCCCTAGATTAGCGACGTGGTACTAAAACGTGGTGCGGAAACAGCGACGCGGAGGCAAAAACGGCGCGAGCGGCGCCCGGCCGTGGCGGGAGCATGCATGCCATATGCACGCGGCCGCGCGTACCGATCGTGTCCAGCACGGCAGCCCAATGCTCATCATAACTGGCCATGCCGGGGGGCTGTTAGCAGAGGACTCACGACGACGTAGGTCACTTGGACTTGAAACAACCGATCGGGCTGAAGGATGAATCAAAGCATGGGCGCGCCTACGCCGCAGGACGTAGGTTAACAGCCGCAGCGATATGGCGCCCTGCAAGTCAGGTGGCTCCTCAGGTCCTCCAAAGGCCGCCCGCGCATGGATCCACGTGAGACACGGGAGAAAGCACACGACACGCACGCCTCGGGACGGACGCCCGGCCGGCTGCGCCCGCGGGcaatccgcggcggcggcggcgagccgcgGTACGTGGCGCCGCTCgatggcttgaggagtggactgtTGCCTCCTAGCCCGGGGTGTCGCGCGGGTTGGCGCgctccgcgccgcgccgcccgcgcctggGCACGGCACGGCGGCCTGCGCTGCGGTGCGTGCGTACGCACTCGGGTACGAGTTTTTCAACAGAAAGACACGGGCGATGCGCATGGCCGCCCGCGAGCGGTTCTGGTGCGGCTCTGCGTAGCGTCACAAGCCAGGCACGTGACGGCACGCAGGGGCGGCCCGCCCCCATCCATTTTGACTTCGTGAATTAATCGATCCTATAGATGGGCCCACCGTCGTGATTTtctttaacacagtatagacgcaagcgcttatatacacgcacatacactcactcgactgagccgacatatcattttgaaatttacaaagtcgtcgtaggcacctcgtcgtcgacaggaacgtctcctaccattgaatgcgcatcgccgaaaatcctgaaataaatgcgagcaccaagacTTGAACCTTGATGGGCTGGGAATACCACGGTCTCTCAAACTACCCAACCACAGGTTCGCGCATGATCTGGAATGGAGGATCCAATTTCAGAGGTTGCACTTTCTGGAGCGCTGCGCTACTGTTCCATGTACTTCAGGTTCCCATGCAGAGCAGGCATCTACTGTACTGATTCTTCTCTTGTACTGTAGTAGTAGTATGTTAAGGTGTGCTGATTCAGATTGTATCCCTGCTCTTTCCCAACGTTCCCGAAACTCTTCTAGGAGAAGCGCGTCTTCTGCAATTGTGCACATCTTTAAATTGTTGCCCCAATTTACAGGAACCGCCAGGTCAAATGATCTTCTTCTGACACAAATAGGATCGACTAAAAACGCATTTAATGGATCAAACAGTGCATTTCTTGGCCTAAAAGATTAGCGCAGGGCACAAAAccattgttttttgtttgtttgagggAGGGCACGAAACCATTGTTAAAACTGTGAAGGATCCTGTGCCAGCAGGGTGTTCTTTAAACACCAGATGGTCAAATGCCATGTGCATCATCTCATCCCCTATATGTGCTACTATAAAAGAACTTTATCAATTGCATCATGCCATACCcaatatatagtactccctccatttcaaaatatagtgcgcccgcgctttccgatgtccaactttgatcataaatttaaacAACGAAACCGATTGCGGCAGGAGAAAAAAGTATATAATTGAAAACTTATTTTGAATACAAATtcactggtataacttttgctcccgccgcagtcagtctcgttggttaaatttatggtcaaacttgAAGCACGGAAATAGAGGAAACACTATATTTTGAAACGGATGAAGTATCTACAAGCAGCTGTAAACAGATGCAACCCTGCAAGTGTACGATAATATATCACAAAATCTCTTCAGCATGTACTTGCAAAAGACTTTTCAAGACAAAACAAAATGCATTTGCAAGCTACAATGATATATCTGCAATTTCATATTGTAGCCAGCTAATCAATTACCAGTTCTCAGTATTCTTAGTTGCATCTTTAGTTCCACAAAAGATCTGCTTGACGTGAACAGAAACAGTAACATTGATCGATCGATCGACGTGGGAGACTACTCCAAAGTCCAAAGTAGCCAAGAGATCTGATACAATGGTACCAGCGATCGACAAGCTGGGGCTGGTGGCTGGGCTGGTTCTCCATCTTAACTGGAACTAGAGGACAAACCACAGGGTAAATGATCTGCGGGATCTCGGCTTCATAAAACAAACCACCCGCCACATCCCCCGCCGCGCGGTCTATACGCGGCGTCACCTGGACACACATTTAATGATTTAAGCATCACCTGAATGATCTAGAGTGCTTTGCTTGTCTTTTGTTTTGTGCCTCCAAGGAACACTGTCCATAAGTTTGCAGCTTCTACATAGAATATATAGGAGCAATGTGTGTTTGTGTCGTGCCATCCATGCATATGAGAGGGTTATAAACTAGCCAGGGCTGTAGAGGAGCATATGCTGGTTAGCTTGGGCTAACATATACTCATGGAGCTTGAAGGGTGTGTAGATTGGAGAGGGAATGCTGCGGATCGAAGGAAGCATGGAGGCATCAAGGCTACAATCTTCCTCTACGGTGAGCAACTAACCATGCATATAGCTTGTTTCTGTCATACTTTAGCTGGGCGCGCATGTATGCATATGGTTCCGTGTGATGCACTTGGGATTGTTTTAGAGAACTCTCTATCTACTTGTCTTAGCTCATGGTACATAAAACTGCGCACTGCTGGAGATTCTATGACACATGAATGTGTTATTTGCTACGCTATCTCAGCCTTCCGTTGTTTCTGTTCTTCTATATGCTTCTTGTTATAACACAACAGGCTAAGGATCGATGATGCAACAACCTGAGGACCTAGGAAGAGGTGCTTGTTGCATTGGATGAAGATGGCCCTTGCATGTAGGCCCAGTGATTTGGTAGCATTCTATCATAATTGACACGCAAAGTGTAGGGATCGATAAGTATGTCTTTGGTGCGTCAACTGTTCACATACTAGAAAACTTTGTCCTTCATCCTTTTCTATTCATATACCTTTGGTCCATCATCTCTCTAAACCGGGCAGACTTGGTTCCTTACCCGATCTGAAGCAGCCCCCTTGCTTATGTGGCACGGTTCATCCATGCTGGCACATATGAACTTGCCACATCATAGCATGCGACTTAAGGAACACACAACAAAGTAGAGGAGAAAACATGGGGAGGCATGGTTTCACGGGGCGGGGCTAAGAGCTCGCCGGAGCTAGAAGTTTCATCTCGTAGACTTCTTCTTTTTTGTGTGTGAGCATGAGTAGCAGTCAACTAAACTAGGGTGGCATGTACAATATATTACACGTGGCTGACAGGATCTCCTATCGTCTCCCCTGCAAAAACGGAACTGCTGTGCAGACGATGATACTAGGCACACGATGCCAATCTAGTGGTGTGCTGGGTCTGCTGCCATGCAATGGACGGAACTGATTGGGTTGTCGTTTAAAAATCATCTGCACACTATCGTGTGTACAGCAGTGCTCCCACAAAAAAGAGGATCTCCTACCGCCATAGCGAAAAGATGCATCTATCCAAACTattcaaaaaaagaaaaggaatatcaaacgaaatctcAATACATAGTTTATGACTTCTAAGCATTAAACAAAAATGGGGGCGAGTAAGTTAAAAGAGCAGCCAAATCCTCATTGATCATGCCTAATCATGAGAAATTCTGACGAAATCTCATGGTCAAGAATCAATGATCCTTTTCTCCTTTTCTTACGCTTCTCTCAAGCAAGCAAAAATAAAAATACGTTGTCATGGAAAATATTGAAATACGATGAAAATACACGACATCAGATAAAAAATGTTGGTAAAGATCATCTGTGCAGCTGCAACATTTTGTACGTACCATGGATATAACAAGAAATATGACACTTCGAATTTTGACTCGATCTCCACCGCATGAACAATTTGTAATGTTCCACCTTCGAGAACAACCACCCTTTGCTTGAAAGCGGCATGCTGCATGTGCAACATAACTGTATAACGAATATCTGGAAGAACTGCCAACAACATAGTCAGCCTCCTGACGCAGCACACTAGAAGGGCTAGTTAGGTGTATAGGTTGTTTTTCGTTTCTCTGTCTTTCTTTTGATAGCCTAGTTTATTTCCCTTTCTTTTCCATGTTGCGGCTTTGCAAATGACATGCACTCCATGTGCATGTTCCAGAGAAAAAGACATTTGGTGTTACCAGCAACTAGGTTTCTGGCCAAGCAAAGTCAGGCCCAACTGGATTCAGACTAGCTGTGTTTGATCTAGCCTGATATACCTTTCAGTTGGCCATGTACAGCTCAGCCTGGTAAAACTGAGTGAATCTCATGGGTTTTAGGAATTTAATGGCTTGGCCTAACCTGGAAAATATGGTGTGTTTCTCTTTCTGAAACTGAAATAATATAGTTGCATGCATTTCGAACCAGAGTCAGACAATTTGTTGGAACTGATTCTATGTTCACTTGCAGTTTTGGTCGTGCTGCGAAGTTGCCCCAGCAGCACAAACTTCAGTCTTGTGGCCTATTTCCACAGGACACTACATCTGGATATTGTGACCTCCTCAGCTGTGATCACCTATCTGGTCGGTGCAGTGTCCTTCTTTGCTGCCCTGATGAACTTTATCTCTGGCATATATATCCGGCGAACCACCGCTATATTTGTATTCAGTCCCCTTGCAGTCCTGGTAATTCTTCTTACCCATTAAACTCCCTGTAAGAGCAATGTCAATCAAGCCTAATTATGAAGTAGCAATCTTTTAATGGCCTTCATTATCTTGGTACTATCAAGTAAACTGTGACGCTTTATATTTCCCTTTGGCCTGTTTAGTTTTTTTCGGCTACCAGGTTGAAGTATAGCTGCTGTAGTGAAGCATATTATCTAGAATTAAGTTCCTTTCTTTTTTGCTACTGACTACTGTAGTTATTGTGCAAGACTGGACATAATTTTAGTCTTCTATAACGACACTAAACATAAGAGCATGCACCAAAGGGTTGATAGTATTTTGTTTCAGTAACTGACTAATTCAAGAGAGTGAGCCCCTGTTGATTGAGCAATTTGCCCACAACTTAGACAATTTGGGCCATGTGTATCAGTGTATGATCATGCTCCCATATACTTAAAGTAACTACCATCAGATCATTTAGGTATCTAATAACTGTGATTGTGAAAGTAGATGAGAAATCCTGAATTCTGAACATTTTCTGTTCAACGACGCAGGGCTATATGTTGCTAGCATTGCAGGCATACTTGCCTTCACAACATCCTCTGGATTGTGAGATAAACAAAGAACCAAACAACTGTGAGTCAGCTAAAGGTTGGAGCTTAACACTGCTCTACTTGAGCTTATTAATGtttgccatcggagaaggctgcaTGCGCGCTTGCATACCATTGCTTGGTGGAGATCAGTTCAGCAATGATGATCCAAAAGAAACACATCTCAAGAGTACGTTCTTGAGCTGGATCAAGTTTGCAAACTCTGTTGGAGCACTCATGGGATTGGTATTCTTAGTCTGGATCGagaacaatttgggctgggccctTGGCTTTATGATATCTGCACTTATTGTACTTGTAGGGCTGTTTGTGGCAGCCAGTGGACTGCCTTTCTATAGAACACAGAAGCCTAATGGAAGTCCTCTAAAGGGAATATTGCAGGTAAAACTTCATACAGAGCACAGTATGCATGCTAATTATGAAGGTTCCAGTACTCATTAGTCTTATGTAGCGTTCCTTCATCCTACTCCAAGTGAACAACACAATTCTAGACTATCCGGTCCAAGTTTTACAGGGTCGAACAGAATTTTGCTTGATCCCATGCACTGCATTAGTCATTCTTATAATCTTAATCCTGAAAGGTCACCATGTCCCATCCCTAACTAGCATATTAGTTACTCATCAAGCAATAAAGGAACCAAGACGCTAATTTTCAAAAATTGAATGTGTCTCATCCTGCATCTATCAAGTTaaaaacaagaaaaactgaagatgCAAATGGTTCTCAACATTCAAGTTATATTCTCCAGGTTCTTGTCACTTCATCAAAGAAGAGGCAGGTTGCTACCATAGATGTTATCGAGCTGCAGGAGATAGGAGCAGCGGATAGTGTTGATGGGGAAGGCAGATCTGACAGCAAGAGCACTGGGTAAGTTCCTTAGTGGTCAATATTCCCAAACTCTTGCTTTCTGTTTAGCTAATTATTAGTACATTTACTCGtttcaaaaaaattgttagtaCATTTATATTTCTGAAAATAAGTAGAAGTGTTACATCCTAGGATGTCAACAATTTAAAGAGTAAAAGAAATGCCCGGACGTAGCAATATCGTGATATTAACTCAAGTACTCAACTATAATCCTTTTAGCATATTCTTGGAAAAATCTAGAATATATTTGATGGAGGTAACAATTTATTTTCATTCTGTAGCACCACTCAGATCGAAGAG is a window encoding:
- the LOC123045876 gene encoding protein NRT1/ PTR FAMILY 4.6-like translates to MELEGCVDWRGNAADRRKHGGIKATIFLYVLVVLRSCPSSTNFSLVAYFHRTLHLDIVTSSAVITYLVGAVSFFAALMNFISGIYIRRTTAIFVFSPLAVLGYMLLALQAYLPSQHPLDCEINKEPNNCESAKGWSLTLLYLSLLMFAIGEGCMRACIPLLGGDQFSNDDPKETHLKSTFLSWIKFANSVGALMGLVFLVWIENNLGWALGFMISALIVLVGLFVAASGLPFYRTQKPNGSPLKGILQVLVTSSKKRQVATIDVIELQEIGAADSVDGEGRSDSKSTGTTQIEELTKAITRMLPIFISCLLIYLPFTLLMTLTIQVGSTMDKGIGAIQISSASLIAIPTAFHMLMQPCYRRILMPLLQRFTGHTHGITPLQSIGAGSVCGVAAACLAALVETRRLTVAEQHGLTSTGAGVPMSVFWLVLQFFLLSIMDATSFSGLIEFIKSESSPEMKLIAPAAQSIIAGIAAWLACAIIQLANNASRRGDGGRGWLDGADFNRTRLDRFFFLLAAFELVALINYAFWARRYAKKQRSSGVGLVGHSSEN